Proteins encoded in a region of the Zea mays cultivar B73 chromosome 4, Zm-B73-REFERENCE-NAM-5.0, whole genome shotgun sequence genome:
- the LOC100278711 gene encoding uncharacterized protein LOC100278711 precursor — protein sequence MAVISPRRALVAAVSLCLLLGAATSIRTATFSPSQENLAEDKSRLGSTPPICRNRCSACNPCMPVQVTTAPAGLGRAARVTDADADAVAGFSRYSDYKPLGWKCGCDGRLYDP from the exons ATGGCCGTGATCTCACCTCGCCGAGCGCTCGTCGCGGCCGTGTCCCTCTGCCTCCTCCTCGGCGCCGCCACCAGCATCCGCACCGCGACGTTTTCCCCTTCTCAG GAGAACCTGGCGGAGGACAAGTCGCGGCTGGGGTCGACGCCGCCGATCTGCCGCAACCGGTGCAGCGCCTGCAACCCCTGCATGCCCGTGCAGGTGACGACCGCGCCCGCGGGGCTCGGGCGCGCGGCCCGCGTCaccgacgccgacgccgacgcgGTGGCCGGCTTCTCCCGCTACTCCGACTACAAGCCGCTGGGGTGGAAATGCGGCTGCGACGGCCGCCTGTACGACCCCTAG
- the LOC100278711 gene encoding uncharacterized protein isoform X1 translates to MAVISPRRALVAAVSLCLLLGAATSIRTATFSPSQAQENLAEDKSRLGSTPPICRNRCSACNPCMPVQVTTAPAGLGRAARVTDADADAVAGFSRYSDYKPLGWKCGCDGRLYDP, encoded by the exons ATGGCCGTGATCTCACCTCGCCGAGCGCTCGTCGCGGCCGTGTCCCTCTGCCTCCTCCTCGGCGCCGCCACCAGCATCCGCACCGCGACGTTTTCCCCTTCTCAG GCGCAGGAGAACCTGGCGGAGGACAAGTCGCGGCTGGGGTCGACGCCGCCGATCTGCCGCAACCGGTGCAGCGCCTGCAACCCCTGCATGCCCGTGCAGGTGACGACCGCGCCCGCGGGGCTCGGGCGCGCGGCCCGCGTCaccgacgccgacgccgacgcgGTGGCCGGCTTCTCCCGCTACTCCGACTACAAGCCGCTGGGGTGGAAATGCGGCTGCGACGGCCGCCTGTACGACCCCTAG
- the LOC103654241 gene encoding uncharacterized protein yields the protein MSTSSEAFISAVWKNGQPTAGPSSLPKERMPRIVTSTSIGAAQNGRMCNKARMMQARNFRRDPDPAQTVGRVRSLQVACSASGMTPGRGSKKVRGLGSWFPCRPIQAETARPPFPALDTSSLCSPHADMMPPTMATSERCLSAVEVGRRSGPAVKQFQRVVSADAHEAPGIARRADRLCHVLRRHASS from the exons ATGAGTACTTCATCTGAAG CTTTCATCAGTGCCGTGTGGAAGAATGGTCAACCCACAGCCGGACCGAGCAGTCTCCCAAAGGAAAGGATGCCACGCATTGTCACATCCACTTCTATAGGCGCAGCCCAGAATGGGAGGATGTGCAACAAGGCTCGCATGATGCAAgcacgcaactttcgccgtgaccCTGACCCCGCACAAACTGTGGGCAGAGTACGTAGCCTCCAAGTAGCGTGCTCTGCCTCTGGAATGACGCCAGGGCGCGGCAGCAAGAAAGTCAGAGGCTTGGGCTCGTGGTTCCCTTGCCGCCCGATCCAGGCCGAGACCGCACGGCCTCCATTCCCCGCTCTCGACACCTCCTCCTTGTGTTCTCCGCACGCAGACATGATGCCTCCCACTATGGCCACTAGCGAGCGATGCTTGTCGGCTGTCGAAGTTGGCCGGCGCTCCGGTCCGGCCGTCAAACAATTCCAACGCGTCGTCTCGGCGGACGCGCACGAGGCGCCTGGAATCGCACGGCGGGCGGACAGGCTGTGCCACGTGCTCCGTAGGCACGCCTCGTCGTAG